In Fusarium fujikuroi IMI 58289 draft genome, chromosome FFUJ_chr08, one genomic interval encodes:
- a CDS encoding related to fluconazole resistance protein (FLU1), with the protein MEVSKAISDPEPGLLMLEKKTSFESQQTTRVIVTFDSNDPENPNNWSKAKKRFVVFTLTLTLFNSTLSSSLPANAMSPMAAEFGIDDTRGNPQLALPISLFLVGYVFGPLLFGPLSELQGRKYVLQAAFIVYTLFTLACALAPNWPSMLVFRLMSGIVGSSPSTLGGGIIADIHSDLTQRGRALTYYYTASICAPLIAPTIAAYLAPISWRWAYWFGLIFAGVTIIPLAFLPETFGPTILARRAKKIRRSAVKTGQGNVETYAAIELEAKGWRNLMSVVLIRPLHMLFTELIVAATATYIALAYSVYYMFFQTYPIVFKGTYGMSNKKSSFMYLPIAGGICLGLVIFFLWDAYYRRCKKAGRTWAQKNEYSRLPLACMGGPLLAISLFWAGWTARSDISWVSPMVAGIPFGAAQLLISIALTTYLGDCYGVYSASAMAAGTCLRNLAGAGLCIAAAPMYTKLGVGWASTLLGVVSVFMCVIPFIFIRYGNTIRQRSKFYQRLKAEMESSQSEAESD; encoded by the exons ATGGAGGTCTCAAAGGCGATATCGGATCCCGAACCAGGATTGTTGatgcttgagaagaagacatcATTCGAGTCGCAACAAACAACAAGGGTCATCGTCACATTCGACAGCAATGATCCAGAGAACCCCAACAACTGGTCCAAG gccaagaagagattTGTAGTCTTTACTCTCACGTTGACATTATTCAACAGCACGCTCTCATCATCCCTCCCAGCCAATGCCATGTCACCGATGGCCGCTGAGTTCGGTATCGACGATACACGAGGAAACCCACAGTTGGCACTTCCAATATCACTTTTCCTCGTAGGATACGTCTTCGGACCTCTCCTCTTCGGGCCTCTTTCAGAGCTCCAAGGCCGCAAATACGTTCTCCAAGCGGCCTTTATCGTCTACACCCTATTCACTCTTGCTTGCGCTCTAGCGCCGAACTGGCCGTCAATGTTGGTCTTCCGGCTCATGTCGGGCATTGTCGGCAGCTCGCCTAGCACACTTGGCGGCGGCATCATCGCAGACATACACAGCGACCTAACTCAGAGAGGCAGAGCTCTCACATATTACTACACAGCGAGTATCTGCGCGCCATTGATTGCTCCAACAATAGCTGCCTACTTGGCCCCGATCTCTTGGCGTTGGGCATATTGGTTCGGTCTCATATTTGCAGGTGTGACCATCATTCCGTTGGCATTCTTACCAGAGACCTTTGGACCTACCATCCTTGCCAGGCGTGCGAAAAAGATCAGGCGATCTGCAGTGAAGACTGGTCAGGGCAATGTTGAGACGTATGCCGCGATTGAACTTGAAGCAAAGGGTTGGCGCAACCTCATGAGTGTCGTGCTCATTCGACCACTGCACATGCTCTTCACCGAGCTGATCGTCGCTGCAACAGCTACATATATCGCGCTAGCTTACAGCGTATACTACATGTTCTTTCAGACATATCCTATCGTCTTCAAGGGCACCTACGGGATGTCAAACAAGAAAAGCAGCTTCATGTACTTGCCCATTGCAGGAGGAATCTGCCTTGGCCTGGTAATATTCTTCCTATGGGATGCCTACTACAGACGCTGCAAGAAGGCCGGTCGAACCTGGGCACAGAAGAATGAGTACAGCAGGTTGCCTCTAGCATGCATGGGCGGGCCTCTTCTGGCAATCTCACTCTTCTGGGCTGGCTGGACCGCACGGTCCGATATCTCGTGGGTGTCGCCCATGGTTGCAGGAATTCCGTTCGGAGCTGCTCAGCTTCTCATCAGTATCGCTCTAACGACTTACCTGGGCGATTGCTACGGAGTGTACTCAGCATCGGCCATGGCGGCGGGGACGTGCCTACGAAATCTTGCTGGTGCGGGACTATGTATCGCTGCGGCACCCATGTACACCAAACTCGGTGTTGGATGGGCTTCAACGCTTCTTGGGGTTGTGAGCGTCTTTATGTGTGTTATCCCGTTCATCTTCATTCGATACGGGAATACTATTCGACAACGAAGCAAGTTTTATCAGAGGCTAAAGGCAGAGATGGAATCGTCACAGAGTGAAGCAGAAAGTGATTGA